In Natronoarchaeum mannanilyticum, a genomic segment contains:
- a CDS encoding HIT domain-containing protein, whose product MDQVFAPWRIEWVEREGDDGDDRCPFCALPEQTEDRENMIVARSDRSFALLNNYPYNPGHLMVIPRRHTGDYRELDEETLLDHARLKQRTIDALDAAFGPDGFNAGLNLGGDAAGGSIDDHVHTHVVPRWSGDTNFMAVISETKVIVEALEDTYERLHDAFADQAGTERPDDEDAAVRIVGPRS is encoded by the coding sequence ATGGATCAGGTGTTCGCACCCTGGCGGATCGAGTGGGTCGAGCGCGAGGGCGACGACGGGGACGACCGGTGTCCGTTCTGCGCGCTGCCCGAGCAAACCGAGGACCGAGAGAACATGATCGTCGCGCGGAGCGACCGGTCGTTCGCGTTGCTCAACAACTACCCGTACAACCCCGGCCACCTCATGGTGATCCCGCGCCGTCACACTGGGGACTACCGGGAACTCGACGAGGAGACGCTGCTTGACCACGCCCGACTCAAGCAGCGGACGATCGACGCGCTGGACGCCGCGTTCGGGCCGGACGGGTTCAACGCCGGCCTGAATCTCGGCGGCGACGCCGCCGGCGGCTCGATCGACGACCACGTCCACACCCACGTCGTCCCCCGCTGGAGCGGCGACACGAACTTCATGGCCGTGATCAGCGAGACGAAGGTGATCGTCGAGGCGCTCGAGGACACCTACGAGCGACTGCACGACGCGTTCGCCGACCAGGCCGGAACCGAGCGCCCGGACGACGAGGACGCCGCCGTGCGGATCGTCGGACCGCGTTCCTGA
- the map gene encoding type II methionyl aminopeptidase has protein sequence MADSDVDLDAEQYEKHREAGEILAQVREEAAERVEVGASHLEIAEYAEDRIRELGGEPAFPVNISIDEEAAHATPGVGDETTFGEEMINLDIGVHVDGWLADTAVTVDLSGNPELAEAPAEALEAALDIIEPGVETGAIGAEIEDVIEGYGYNPVVNLTGHGLGHWEQHTEPTIPNRSVSQGTTLEVGDVVAIEPFATDGTGKVNEGSDEEIFALEREGTVRNRQARQALEQITEEFKTLPFATRWLDTSRAKMALRRLKSEDIVHGYPVLKEDDGALVSQKEHTIIVTEDGCEVTTK, from the coding sequence ATGGCAGACAGCGACGTCGATCTGGACGCCGAGCAGTACGAGAAACACCGGGAGGCCGGGGAGATCCTCGCGCAGGTGCGCGAGGAGGCCGCCGAGCGCGTCGAGGTCGGCGCGAGCCACCTTGAGATCGCCGAGTACGCCGAAGACCGGATCCGCGAACTCGGCGGCGAGCCGGCGTTCCCCGTCAACATCAGCATCGACGAGGAGGCCGCCCACGCGACGCCCGGCGTCGGCGACGAGACGACGTTCGGCGAGGAGATGATCAACCTCGACATCGGCGTCCACGTCGACGGCTGGCTCGCCGACACCGCCGTCACCGTCGACCTCTCGGGCAACCCCGAACTCGCCGAGGCGCCCGCCGAAGCCCTCGAAGCCGCCCTCGACATCATCGAGCCCGGCGTCGAAACGGGCGCGATCGGCGCCGAGATCGAGGACGTGATCGAGGGGTACGGCTACAACCCCGTCGTGAACCTCACCGGCCACGGCCTGGGCCACTGGGAACAGCACACCGAGCCGACGATCCCGAACCGGTCGGTCTCGCAGGGAACGACCCTGGAGGTCGGCGACGTAGTCGCCATCGAACCGTTCGCCACCGACGGCACGGGCAAGGTCAACGAGGGGAGCGACGAGGAGATCTTCGCGCTCGAACGCGAGGGCACGGTTCGAAACCGGCAGGCTCGACAGGCGCTCGAGCAGATCACCGAGGAGTTCAAGACGCTACCGTTCGCCACGCGCTGGCTGGACACGAGCCGGGCGAAGATGGCGCTCCGGCGGCTCAAGTCCGAGGACATCGTCCACGGCTACCCGGTGCTGAAAGAAGACGACGGCGCGCTGGTGAGTCAGAAGGAACACACGATCATTGTGACCGAGGACGGCTGCGAAGTGACGACGAAGTAG
- a CDS encoding 30S ribosomal protein S8e, which produces MDDHGRSTRKRTGGRLRPNSDRKKHQLGRQPAETTLGETQLRTIDARGNSVKIRALSVENANVAVGDETVEVEIEDVVENEADPNYARRNIVTKGAVIETSEGKARVTSRPGQTGQVNAVLVEE; this is translated from the coding sequence ATGGACGACCACGGACGCTCCACGCGCAAGCGAACGGGCGGACGACTGCGCCCGAACAGCGATCGAAAGAAGCACCAGCTGGGCCGCCAGCCCGCCGAGACGACGCTGGGCGAGACGCAGCTCCGCACCATCGACGCCCGCGGTAACTCTGTGAAGATCCGCGCGCTGTCGGTCGAGAACGCCAACGTCGCCGTCGGCGACGAGACCGTCGAGGTCGAGATCGAGGACGTCGTCGAGAACGAGGCGGACCCGAACTACGCCCGCCGAAACATCGTCACGAAGGGCGCCGTCATCGAGACCAGCGAAGGCAAGGCCCGCGTGACCTCCCGCCCCGGCCAGACCGGACAGGTCAACGCCGTTCTCGTCGAGGAGTAA
- the icd gene encoding isocitrate dehydrogenase (NADP(+)), which translates to MSYDKIEVPDDGEKITVSDAEGEELDVPENPIIPVIHGDGIGKDVGPAAQQILSAAARATGRDISWMRVYAGETAREKYGEDTNLPDETVEAIREHRVALKGPLTTPVGAGFRSLNVALRQTLDLYANVRPTYYLDGVPSPMKSPEEMDMVTFRENTEDVYAGIEWEAGTDEVEQVRDFVEQDMGFDETMHDGPIGIGIKPITEKGSKRLVREAIDYAIEHDRDKVTLVHKGNIMKFTEGQFSEWGMEVADEEYPDDEVFAAPDSLWETQEDIDIPEGAVMVEERLADAMLQWMQLRTDEFDVLAMPNLNGDYLSDAAGAQIGGLGIAPGANFGDARCLAEPVHGSAPKRAGQDQANPTAITLSGVLMFDYIGWDDTAQLVKDAVEETISSGKVTYDLERNLEDAEKLSTTEYADEVVSNIEKLS; encoded by the coding sequence ATGAGCTACGACAAGATCGAAGTCCCCGACGACGGTGAGAAGATCACCGTCTCGGACGCCGAAGGCGAGGAGCTCGACGTCCCCGAAAATCCGATCATTCCGGTCATCCACGGCGACGGGATCGGCAAGGACGTCGGCCCCGCCGCTCAGCAGATTCTCAGCGCGGCCGCCCGGGCGACGGGTCGCGACATCAGCTGGATGCGCGTCTACGCCGGCGAGACCGCCCGCGAGAAGTACGGCGAGGACACCAACCTCCCCGACGAGACCGTCGAGGCGATCCGCGAGCACCGCGTCGCGCTCAAGGGCCCGCTCACGACGCCCGTCGGCGCCGGCTTCCGCTCGCTGAACGTCGCCCTGCGCCAGACGCTCGATCTGTACGCCAACGTCCGACCGACCTACTACCTCGACGGCGTCCCGTCGCCGATGAAGTCGCCCGAGGAGATGGACATGGTGACGTTCCGGGAGAACACCGAGGACGTCTACGCCGGCATCGAGTGGGAGGCCGGCACCGACGAGGTCGAGCAGGTTCGCGACTTCGTCGAGCAGGACATGGGCTTCGACGAGACGATGCACGACGGTCCGATCGGCATCGGCATCAAGCCCATCACCGAGAAGGGTAGCAAGCGCCTCGTCCGCGAGGCGATCGACTACGCCATCGAGCACGACCGCGACAAGGTCACGCTCGTCCACAAGGGTAACATCATGAAGTTCACCGAGGGGCAGTTCTCCGAGTGGGGCATGGAGGTCGCCGACGAGGAGTACCCCGACGACGAAGTCTTCGCCGCCCCCGACTCGCTGTGGGAGACCCAGGAGGACATCGACATCCCCGAGGGCGCCGTGATGGTCGAGGAGCGCCTCGCCGACGCGATGCTCCAGTGGATGCAGCTGCGCACCGACGAGTTCGACGTGCTCGCCATGCCGAACCTCAACGGCGACTACCTCAGCGACGCCGCTGGCGCCCAGATCGGCGGCCTCGGCATCGCGCCGGGCGCCAACTTCGGCGACGCGCGCTGTCTCGCCGAGCCGGTCCACGGCTCCGCGCCCAAGCGCGCCGGCCAGGACCAGGCCAACCCGACCGCGATCACGCTCTCGGGCGTCCTGATGTTCGATTACATCGGCTGGGACGACACCGCCCAGCTCGTCAAGGACGCCGTCGAGGAGACGATCTCCTCGGGCAAGGTCACCTACGACCTCGAGCGCAACCTCGAGGACGCCGAGAAGCTCTCGACCACCGAGTACGCCGACGAAGTCGTCAGCAACATCGAGAAGTTGTCGTAG
- a CDS encoding ZIP family metal transporter, translating to MVSLTNLGVVFGAGLLTALATGLGVAPFFVADELSDRLTVALWGLAAGIMFAASAFGLVPEGLAAGTVPQVAAGLVGGALLIVAADRVLSNHEFDPGEFAAADFRKMVLIVGALTVHSFPEGVAIGVAFADLGVDVGGATAAAGIPALAVFMTLAISIQNVPEGLAIAIPLRTYGVGKWRAVWWAVFSSLPQPIAAVIAYYFVVVARRILPYGFGFAAGAMVFLVVHDLIPEGLDRGRDLPGGGRRELAAGLAVGVGTMIAMLVALG from the coding sequence ATGGTCTCGCTGACCAACCTCGGCGTCGTGTTCGGCGCGGGGCTGCTCACCGCGCTGGCGACGGGGCTCGGCGTCGCGCCCTTTTTCGTCGCCGACGAGCTCAGCGACCGGCTCACGGTCGCGCTGTGGGGCCTCGCGGCGGGGATCATGTTCGCCGCGTCGGCGTTCGGGCTCGTCCCGGAGGGCCTGGCCGCCGGGACGGTCCCGCAGGTCGCGGCCGGCCTCGTCGGCGGCGCCCTGCTGATCGTCGCGGCGGACCGGGTGCTCTCGAACCACGAGTTCGATCCCGGGGAGTTCGCCGCCGCGGATTTCAGGAAGATGGTGCTGATCGTCGGCGCGCTGACGGTCCACAGCTTTCCCGAGGGCGTCGCGATCGGCGTGGCCTTTGCCGACCTGGGCGTCGACGTCGGGGGCGCGACCGCCGCTGCGGGAATCCCGGCGCTCGCGGTGTTCATGACGCTCGCGATCTCGATCCAGAACGTCCCGGAAGGGCTGGCGATCGCGATCCCGCTGCGCACCTACGGCGTCGGCAAGTGGCGCGCGGTCTGGTGGGCCGTCTTCTCCAGTCTCCCCCAGCCGATCGCCGCCGTGATCGCGTACTACTTCGTCGTCGTCGCGCGCCGGATCCTCCCCTACGGGTTCGGGTTCGCCGCGGGCGCGATGGTGTTCCTCGTCGTCCACGACCTGATCCCGGAAGGGCTCGACCGGGGACGCGACCTTCCCGGCGGCGGTCGGCGCGAACTGGCCGCCGGGCTCGCGGTCGGCGTCGGGACGATGATCGCGATGCTCGTCGCGCTGGGATAG
- a CDS encoding DUF7344 domain-containing protein has translation MSTIPSPIGDGTTGTAAGPSIDESSENAVEPVSQDVAFEMLSCKRRRDVLHYLRQNGGSAELRSLSRQIAAWENEKPVEAVTYKERARVYTALRQGHLPKMDSCDIVEYDADRGTVELTDRASGLDVYLDVVPHDDISWSAYYAGLGGLSIAFAGLTLVGAFPFGLLPAGGATLIVGFLFLGSAFVHYVYERRMRVGSDGQPPR, from the coding sequence GTGAGCACCATTCCGTCACCGATCGGCGACGGCACCACCGGGACGGCCGCGGGCCCGAGCATCGACGAGAGCAGCGAGAACGCCGTTGAGCCGGTCTCGCAGGACGTCGCATTCGAGATGCTAAGTTGCAAGCGGCGTCGAGACGTTCTCCACTACCTTCGCCAGAACGGCGGCTCCGCGGAGCTGCGGTCGCTCTCGCGTCAGATCGCCGCGTGGGAGAACGAGAAACCGGTCGAGGCGGTGACCTACAAGGAGCGAGCTCGAGTGTACACCGCGCTCAGGCAGGGCCACTTGCCGAAGATGGACAGCTGCGACATCGTCGAGTACGACGCCGACCGCGGAACGGTCGAGCTGACCGATCGGGCGAGCGGTCTCGACGTGTACCTCGACGTGGTTCCGCACGACGACATCTCCTGGAGCGCATACTACGCCGGTCTCGGCGGCCTCTCGATCGCGTTTGCGGGGCTCACTCTCGTCGGCGCCTTTCCGTTCGGGCTACTGCCGGCGGGCGGCGCCACGTTGATCGTCGGCTTCCTGTTTCTCGGGTCCGCGTTCGTTCACTACGTCTACGAACGGCGAATGCGGGTCGGTAGCGACGGACAACCGCCCAGGTAG
- a CDS encoding IS6 family transposase encodes MPEIARLIGDNDCFELAFVEREATPEPAMELGIRLHLAGLSLSDTISILDRLGVERCRATVHNWVQKAELQPLDGADPDHVAVDETVIQLNDKQFWLYAAVDPKTNRLLHVKLSPTRNQAITEMFLAELREKHLVNDALFLVDSAPWLQAALHRHGLDYRYEKHGNRNSIERVFRELKRRTNQFSNCFSNAEANTAENWLQAFAFAWNQLI; translated from the coding sequence ATGCCAGAAATCGCCCGCCTCATCGGAGATAACGACTGCTTCGAGTTAGCGTTTGTGGAGAGAGAGGCGACACCCGAGCCAGCAATGGAGCTCGGTATCCGACTCCATTTGGCAGGACTATCACTATCGGATACCATCTCTATACTCGATAGGTTGGGTGTCGAACGCTGTCGAGCGACCGTGCATAACTGGGTGCAGAAGGCAGAGTTACAGCCCCTCGATGGCGCCGATCCGGATCACGTCGCGGTTGACGAGACCGTGATCCAACTGAATGACAAGCAGTTCTGGCTGTACGCTGCGGTCGATCCCAAGACGAACCGCTTGCTGCATGTCAAGCTTTCTCCGACGAGAAATCAAGCGATTACCGAGATGTTCCTTGCTGAACTTCGCGAGAAACATCTCGTCAATGACGCGCTCTTTCTCGTCGATTCTGCACCGTGGCTACAAGCAGCACTCCATCGACACGGCCTCGATTACAGATACGAAAAACATGGTAATCGGAACAGCATCGAACGTGTCTTTCGAGAACTAAAACGCCGAACCAACCAGTTCTCAAACTGCTTCAGCAACGCCGAAGCAAACACCGCAGAAAATTGGCTCCAAGCGTTCGCCTTCGCATGGAATCAGCTTATCTGA
- a CDS encoding DUF2240 family protein: MSLRIAVAAPFRQRGADRMAENEFVVALSLDRDWFSPDQAKRLIDVATGRGLLERDENHLEVGFDVDAVEIPEGFVPDEEVIQERSPFEQALAALVDDGMEKQEAVAGINSLQSELGVTIETAAVVFARRNGVDVPQIAAQARDALGGDD; the protein is encoded by the coding sequence ATGAGTCTGCGGATCGCCGTCGCCGCGCCGTTTCGCCAGCGCGGCGCCGACCGGATGGCCGAAAACGAGTTCGTCGTCGCGCTGTCGCTCGACCGGGACTGGTTCTCCCCCGACCAGGCCAAGCGCCTGATCGACGTCGCGACCGGCCGGGGACTGCTGGAGCGCGACGAGAACCACCTCGAAGTGGGGTTCGACGTCGACGCGGTGGAGATCCCCGAGGGCTTCGTCCCCGACGAGGAGGTCATCCAGGAGCGCTCCCCCTTCGAGCAGGCGCTGGCGGCGCTGGTCGACGACGGGATGGAGAAACAGGAGGCCGTGGCCGGGATCAACTCGCTCCAGTCCGAGCTGGGCGTGACGATCGAGACCGCCGCGGTCGTGTTCGCGCGCCGCAACGGCGTCGACGTGCCCCAGATCGCCGCCCAGGCCCGCGACGCGCTCGGCGGCGACGACTAA
- a CDS encoding isoaspartyl peptidase/L-asparaginase, with protein MQVIVHGGAGDRPDEPGDRQEVLDSAADRGADESTPLDAVDAAVGVLERSPRFNAGTGGARQSDGAVRTDAGIMTSERAVGAACSMPGVERAVGVARVVLEATPHVLLSGEHAVALAEDYGVETGVDLLSDRTRERWDRTAPPEGPPSEQLSWIHDHFGATGEAMPEGGEADGGDEDADRTGDADPTDHDTVGAVATDGDRVAAATSTGGRWYALAGRVGDVPQVGSGFFATPSGGASATGAGEAIATHGLARRAVDLLDNGVDAADAAERAIEAFGTETDAEAGVIVADADGGLGSAFNSAAMQTGSAGSIE; from the coding sequence ATGCAGGTGATCGTCCACGGCGGCGCGGGCGACCGTCCCGACGAGCCCGGCGACCGTCAGGAAGTCCTCGACAGCGCGGCCGACCGCGGAGCGGACGAGTCGACGCCGCTGGACGCCGTCGACGCCGCGGTGGGGGTGCTCGAACGTTCGCCGCGGTTCAACGCCGGGACCGGCGGCGCCCGCCAGAGCGACGGCGCAGTCCGGACGGACGCAGGCATCATGACGAGCGAGCGGGCGGTCGGCGCGGCCTGCTCGATGCCGGGCGTCGAGCGGGCGGTCGGCGTCGCGCGGGTCGTCCTCGAAGCCACGCCGCACGTCCTGCTCAGCGGCGAGCACGCCGTCGCGCTCGCGGAGGACTACGGCGTCGAGACGGGCGTCGACCTCCTCTCCGACCGAACGAGGGAGCGCTGGGACCGGACGGCGCCGCCCGAGGGGCCGCCGAGCGAGCAGCTGTCGTGGATCCACGACCACTTCGGCGCGACCGGGGAGGCGATGCCCGAAGGCGGCGAGGCCGACGGTGGGGACGAGGACGCCGACCGAACGGGAGACGCCGATCCCACGGACCACGACACCGTCGGCGCGGTGGCGACCGACGGCGACCGGGTCGCCGCGGCGACCTCGACCGGCGGGCGCTGGTACGCGCTGGCGGGTCGGGTCGGCGACGTCCCGCAGGTCGGGAGCGGCTTCTTCGCGACGCCGTCGGGCGGCGCGAGCGCGACCGGCGCCGGCGAGGCCATCGCGACGCACGGACTGGCGCGTCGAGCGGTCGACCTGCTCGACAACGGCGTCGACGCCGCCGACGCCGCCGAGCGAGCGATCGAAGCGTTCGGTACTGAGACGGACGCCGAGGCCGGCGTGATCGTGGCGGACGCCGACGGCGGGCTCGGGAGCGCGTTCAACAGCGCGGCGATGCAGACCGGTAGCGCCGGCTCCATCGAGTGA
- a CDS encoding helix-turn-helix domain-containing protein → MTGTPDRPTDDHPLRAVLHVTPDPKAACAVVSTGSGGESVSLNGGVSGGGEVGTACHADVTVEEGGHKRRRLVSDAANDHCICPAFSAHRCVASVERVLGDAVAVRLSVPDRETLRDVVADLRERGADVELARLDTADAGGRTLELDVGEVTEAQREAIRVADRLGYYDDPRDADLGDVADELGISRSAASQRLNGAASTLVLELLRTEDRTA, encoded by the coding sequence ATGACCGGAACCCCCGATCGGCCGACCGACGACCACCCGCTCCGAGCGGTGCTGCACGTCACGCCCGATCCGAAAGCGGCCTGCGCGGTCGTGTCGACCGGATCGGGGGGCGAATCGGTGTCGCTGAACGGCGGCGTCAGCGGCGGCGGCGAGGTTGGAACGGCCTGTCACGCCGACGTCACGGTCGAGGAGGGCGGGCACAAGCGACGCCGCCTCGTCAGCGACGCCGCGAACGACCACTGCATCTGCCCGGCGTTCTCGGCGCACCGCTGCGTCGCCTCCGTCGAGCGCGTGCTCGGCGACGCCGTCGCCGTTCGCCTGTCGGTCCCCGACCGCGAGACGCTCCGGGACGTCGTCGCCGACCTGCGCGAACGCGGCGCCGACGTCGAGCTCGCGCGCCTCGACACCGCCGACGCCGGGGGCCGAACGCTGGAACTCGACGTCGGCGAGGTGACCGAGGCCCAGCGCGAGGCGATCCGGGTCGCCGACCGACTGGGGTACTACGACGACCCGCGCGATGCGGACCTCGGCGACGTGGCCGACGAGCTGGGCATCTCCCGGTCGGCGGCGTCCCAGCGGCTCAACGGCGCGGCGTCGACGCTCGTGCTCGAACTGCTCCGCACCGAGGACCGCACGGCCTGA
- a CDS encoding GNAT family N-acetyltransferase, translating into MSADTPTCEAWAPDECEGSPHCPPRCPRFVDKIGDTWTIEPAGAADRDALSAMYRDFDPDERAQGLPPLGEDRIDSWLDGLLADGCNFVARSGDRVVGHSAYVASDDAEPELAVFVHQEFQGRGIGTELCRHLIATAAAADRDALVLEVEPANRRAIAVYEKLGFERVEERSADEPLRRSLSFEMRLSLSDPLARGTQNPPIVGD; encoded by the coding sequence ATGAGCGCCGACACACCGACCTGCGAGGCCTGGGCGCCGGACGAGTGCGAGGGATCGCCCCACTGCCCGCCGCGCTGTCCGCGATTCGTCGACAAGATCGGCGACACCTGGACGATCGAGCCCGCCGGCGCGGCGGATCGCGACGCGCTGTCGGCGATGTACCGCGACTTCGATCCCGACGAGCGCGCCCAGGGGCTGCCGCCGCTCGGCGAGGATCGGATCGACTCGTGGCTCGACGGGCTGCTCGCGGACGGTTGCAACTTCGTCGCCCGATCGGGCGACCGCGTCGTCGGGCACTCCGCCTACGTCGCGTCGGACGACGCCGAGCCCGAGCTCGCCGTGTTCGTCCACCAGGAGTTCCAGGGCCGCGGGATCGGCACCGAGCTGTGCCGGCACTTGATCGCCACCGCGGCGGCGGCCGATCGGGACGCGCTGGTACTCGAAGTCGAACCGGCCAATCGGCGGGCGATCGCCGTCTACGAGAAGCTCGGCTTCGAGCGCGTCGAGGAGCGCTCGGCCGACGAGCCGCTCCGGCGCTCGCTGTCGTTCGAGATGCGGCTGTCCCTGTCGGATCCGCTGGCGAGAGGCACCCAGAACCCGCCGATCGTCGGCGACTGA
- the pyrF gene encoding orotidine-5'-phosphate decarboxylase: MRFFDRLADRIDAVDSVVSVGLDPDPDRLPEHLLDRDLPRWAFNRRIIDATHEHAAAYKPNAAFYEDPDGWRALEETIAYAKGKGVPVILDAKRADIGNTTRQYANLLDDDAEGPAADAITVNPYMGRDSLQPFLDKEDKGVFILCRTSNPGGSDIQDLELAEGDLVYERVAALADGWNRHDNVGLVVGATTPDELEEVREQVPDLPFLVPGVGSQGGDAEAAVEHGLADGVGVVNSSRGIIFAWEDDQSRRRTTEGDDGQFAGASGEAARRLKRRLNQYR; this comes from the coding sequence ATGCGCTTCTTCGATCGACTCGCCGACCGGATCGACGCCGTCGACAGCGTCGTCAGCGTCGGCCTCGACCCCGACCCGGATCGGCTCCCCGAACATCTTCTCGATCGCGACCTGCCGCGCTGGGCGTTCAACCGGCGGATCATCGACGCCACACACGAGCACGCCGCGGCGTACAAGCCCAACGCCGCGTTCTACGAGGATCCCGACGGCTGGCGCGCGCTGGAGGAGACCATCGCGTACGCGAAGGGCAAGGGCGTCCCCGTGATTCTCGACGCCAAGCGCGCCGACATCGGCAACACGACGCGCCAGTACGCCAACCTGCTCGACGACGACGCCGAGGGGCCCGCCGCGGACGCGATCACCGTCAACCCCTACATGGGCCGGGACTCGCTCCAGCCGTTCCTCGACAAGGAGGACAAGGGCGTCTTCATTCTCTGTCGGACATCGAACCCGGGCGGCTCGGACATTCAGGATCTCGAACTCGCGGAGGGTGACCTCGTCTACGAGCGGGTGGCCGCGCTGGCCGACGGCTGGAACCGACACGACAACGTCGGACTCGTCGTCGGCGCGACGACGCCCGACGAGCTCGAAGAGGTCCGCGAGCAGGTTCCCGATCTCCCCTTCCTTGTGCCGGGCGTCGGCAGCCAGGGCGGGGACGCCGAAGCGGCGGTCGAGCACGGCCTGGCCGACGGCGTCGGCGTCGTTAACTCCTCTCGCGGGATCATTTTCGCCTGGGAGGACGACCAGTCGCGCCGTCGCACGACCGAGGGCGACGACGGCCAGTTCGCCGGCGCCTCGGGCGAGGCGGCACGGCGACTAAAGCGCCGACTCAACCAGTATCGGTAA
- a CDS encoding cation diffusion facilitator family transporter: protein MDRKAALRRVGLVVLAGNVLLVAAKAAVWYRTGSLAVGSEAVNSLTDVTYSVVILGGLYLTTQPPDLEHPHGHERIEPFVSLFVAAGIFAAGGAILWSAVGAIRGGGGAIAVAQGPGAAAVLAASAAIKYGLYRYCLRVGETNNSPAVTATAMDNRNDILASIAALVGVLGAQAGYPLLDPLAASAVALAILYTGVEVVLDNVNYLVGAAPPQDLRAEIVRRALAHPEVEGVHDVVAHYVGPEIDVSLHIEVEGERTLLEAHEIESAVIESIRALDEVDDVFVHVDPRELGEWKDDYAEQLAARDGE, encoded by the coding sequence ATGGACCGGAAGGCGGCGCTCAGGCGCGTCGGGCTCGTCGTGCTGGCGGGCAACGTCCTGCTGGTGGCGGCCAAGGCCGCCGTCTGGTACCGGACGGGGAGCCTCGCGGTCGGGTCGGAAGCCGTCAACAGCCTCACCGACGTCACCTACAGCGTCGTGATCCTCGGCGGTCTCTACCTGACGACCCAGCCGCCCGACCTCGAGCACCCCCACGGCCACGAGCGGATCGAGCCGTTCGTCTCCCTGTTCGTCGCCGCGGGCATCTTCGCCGCCGGCGGCGCGATCCTCTGGAGCGCCGTCGGCGCGATCCGCGGGGGCGGCGGCGCGATCGCCGTCGCGCAAGGTCCCGGGGCGGCCGCCGTGCTCGCCGCGTCGGCCGCGATCAAGTACGGGCTCTACCGGTACTGCCTGCGCGTGGGCGAGACCAACAACTCGCCCGCGGTCACCGCGACGGCGATGGACAATCGCAACGACATCCTGGCGTCGATCGCCGCGCTGGTCGGCGTGCTCGGCGCGCAGGCGGGCTACCCTCTCCTCGATCCGCTCGCCGCGAGCGCCGTCGCGCTCGCAATCCTCTACACCGGCGTCGAGGTCGTGCTGGACAACGTCAACTACCTCGTCGGCGCCGCACCGCCCCAGGACCTCCGCGCCGAAATCGTCCGTCGGGCGCTCGCTCACCCGGAGGTCGAGGGCGTCCACGACGTCGTCGCCCACTACGTCGGCCCGGAGATCGACGTGAGCCTCCACATCGAGGTCGAGGGCGAGCGCACGCTGCTGGAGGCCCACGAGATCGAGTCCGCGGTGATCGAGTCGATCCGCGCCCTCGACGAGGTCGACGACGTGTTCGTCCACGTCGACCCGCGCGAGCTCGGCGAGTGGAAAGACGACTACGCCGAGCAACTCGCCGCGAGGGACGGCGAGTAA
- a CDS encoding HAD family hydrolase produces the protein MPPSAVVFDLDYTLAVPSRDRATLLSESLAAVDAPQASRSEYLDAHRRNLTGESRAPIFAELFADRATDADPTAAADAYRAAIADAIEPVDGAAELVADLREEYRVGLLTNGPVRAQHDKLETLGWTDLFDATVVTGELPAGKPDERAFRAALNALGVSAEEAVYVGDEIDADVRGATEAGLAVVQVISQEGPAPDERADAHVDRAELVDRLPAVVARLN, from the coding sequence ATGCCCCCGTCCGCGGTCGTCTTCGATCTCGACTACACCCTGGCGGTCCCCAGCCGCGACCGCGCGACGCTGCTCTCGGAGTCGCTGGCCGCCGTCGACGCCCCGCAGGCGTCCAGGTCGGAGTACCTCGACGCCCACCGCCGGAACCTGACCGGCGAATCCCGCGCGCCGATCTTCGCCGAACTGTTCGCCGACCGCGCGACCGACGCCGATCCGACTGCGGCGGCCGACGCCTACCGCGCCGCGATCGCCGACGCGATCGAACCCGTCGACGGCGCGGCGGAGCTCGTCGCCGACCTCCGGGAGGAGTACCGCGTCGGACTACTCACGAACGGTCCGGTCCGCGCCCAGCACGACAAGCTGGAGACGCTGGGCTGGACCGACCTGTTCGACGCGACCGTCGTCACCGGCGAACTTCCCGCGGGCAAGCCCGACGAGCGCGCGTTCCGGGCTGCCCTGAACGCGCTTGGGGTCTCGGCCGAGGAGGCCGTCTACGTCGGCGACGAGATCGACGCCGACGTGCGGGGCGCGACCGAGGCCGGGCTGGCCGTCGTGCAAGTCATCTCGCAGGAGGGGCCGGCTCCCGACGAGCGCGCAGACGCCCACGTCGATCGGGCGGAGTTGGTCGACCGGCTTCCTGCGGTAGTCGCACGTCTGAATTAG